One stretch of Pseudomonas fluorescens Q2-87 DNA includes these proteins:
- the lptE gene encoding LPS assembly lipoprotein LptE — MIKRNLLVVGLAVLLSACGFQLRGTGTTELAIKELDLSARDAYGETVKMLRQTLENSGVKVYSGAPYKLVLTSEQQSQRSLSYAGAGRSAEYELTNVLNYEIRGNNNLSLLDDKLQVQKVYLHDGNNITGSDQESIEVRGEMRRELVQRMMLRLQQLSPAQLEQLQQTANARAKAEADALEAARKAEAETPQQSPMQIPAE, encoded by the coding sequence ATGATCAAACGTAATCTGCTGGTAGTGGGCCTGGCGGTCCTGTTGAGCGCCTGCGGCTTCCAGCTGCGTGGCACCGGCACCACCGAGCTGGCCATCAAGGAACTGGACCTCAGCGCACGGGACGCCTACGGCGAAACCGTGAAGATGCTGCGCCAGACCCTGGAGAACAGCGGCGTGAAAGTCTATAGCGGCGCGCCGTACAAGCTGGTGCTGACCAGTGAACAGCAAAGCCAGCGCAGCCTGAGCTACGCCGGTGCCGGTCGTTCGGCCGAGTACGAGCTGACCAACGTGCTGAACTATGAGATCCGCGGCAATAACAACCTGTCGTTGCTCGACGACAAATTGCAAGTGCAGAAGGTCTACCTACACGACGGCAACAACATCACCGGTTCCGACCAGGAGTCCATCGAAGTGCGCGGCGAAATGCGCCGTGAACTGGTACAGCGCATGATGCTGCGCCTGCAACAGCTGAGCCCGGCCCAGCTGGAGCAGCTGCAACAGACGGCCAATGCCCGCGCCAAGGCTGAGGCCGACGCGCTGGAAGCGGCACGCAAGGCTGAGGCGGAAACCCCGCAACAGTCGCCGATGCAAATCCCGGCTGAATAA
- the holA gene encoding DNA polymerase III subunit delta, whose translation MKLAPAQLGKHLQGALAPVYIISGDDLLLCQEAADAIRSAARQQGFDERQVFAADASFDWGTLLQAGASMSLFAEKRLLELRLPSGKPGDKGAAALIEYCSRPAEDTVLLISLPKLDGSAQKTKWGKALVEGPQTQFVQIWPVDVSQLPSWIRQRLSQAGLSASQDAVELIAARVEGNLLAAAQEIEKLKLMAEGGQITVETVQAAVADSARFDVFGLTDAILNGEAAHALRMLEGLRGEGVEPPVILWALARELRLLANLSLQYSQGVPLDKAFSQARPPVWDKRKPLMSKALQRYSASRWAQLLLEAQRIDAQIKGQAAGSPWMSLSRLSLLMAGQRLALPAE comes from the coding sequence ATGAAGCTCGCCCCCGCCCAACTCGGTAAACACCTGCAAGGTGCCCTCGCGCCGGTCTACATCATCAGCGGCGATGACCTGTTGCTGTGCCAGGAAGCCGCCGACGCCATCCGCAGCGCCGCACGCCAGCAAGGCTTCGACGAACGCCAGGTATTCGCCGCCGACGCCAGTTTCGACTGGGGCACCCTGCTGCAGGCGGGGGCAAGCATGTCGTTGTTCGCCGAGAAACGCCTGCTGGAACTGCGCCTGCCCTCCGGCAAGCCCGGTGACAAAGGGGCCGCCGCGCTGATCGAATACTGCTCGCGCCCTGCCGAGGATACGGTGCTGCTCATCAGCCTGCCGAAACTCGACGGCAGTGCGCAGAAGACCAAATGGGGCAAGGCCCTGGTTGAAGGCCCACAGACCCAGTTCGTGCAGATCTGGCCGGTGGACGTCAGCCAGTTGCCGAGCTGGATCCGCCAGCGCCTGTCCCAGGCCGGTCTCTCGGCCAGCCAGGACGCAGTAGAGCTGATCGCCGCCCGGGTCGAAGGCAACCTGTTGGCCGCCGCCCAGGAAATCGAAAAGCTCAAGCTGATGGCCGAGGGCGGGCAGATCACCGTGGAAACGGTCCAGGCCGCCGTGGCCGACAGTGCGCGCTTCGATGTCTTCGGGCTGACCGATGCAATCCTCAACGGCGAAGCCGCCCACGCCCTGCGCATGCTCGAAGGCCTGCGAGGCGAAGGCGTCGAGCCACCGGTTATCCTCTGGGCCCTGGCCCGGGAGCTGCGCCTGCTGGCCAACCTGTCGCTGCAATACAGCCAAGGCGTCCCGCTGGACAAAGCCTTCAGCCAAGCCCGTCCACCGGTATGGGACAAGCGCAAGCCATTGATGAGCAAGGCCTTGCAACGCTATTCGGCGTCACGCTGGGCGCAATTGCTGCTCGAAGCCCAGCGCATCGATGCGCAGATCAAGGGCCAGGCCGCCGGTTCACCGTGGATGAGCCTCAGTCGGTTGTCGCTGTTGATGGCCGGCCAACGGCTGGCGTTGCCTGCTGAATAA
- the arfA gene encoding alternative ribosome rescue factor ArfA, giving the protein MSKKPSKHGPNKAKSIIAQPLFRSRQERPNKGKGSYRREAFQSDNWEASCFVAA; this is encoded by the coding sequence ATGAGCAAGAAGCCATCCAAGCATGGCCCCAACAAGGCCAAGTCCATCATCGCCCAGCCCTTGTTCCGCAGCCGCCAGGAACGACCCAACAAGGGCAAAGGCAGCTACCGCCGCGAAGCCTTCCAGTCTGACAACTGGGAGGCTTCTTGCTTTGTGGCAGCTTGA
- a CDS encoding lytic murein transglycosylase translates to MPFCLSRRWPLRQMIVAASVALLVACAEKPTAADAQPLQTVPAVTAPAIVPPVVPSGEDLAIAPTQTFAEWQAGFRKEALAAGIRADLFDRAFIGVSPDMSVIKADRSQPEFTRPVWEYLDGALSPLRVSKGKALLQQNAQILQSIEQRYGVDRQALVAVWGMESNFGQFQGNKSVINSLATLAYEGRRPGFAQAQLIAALQILQQGDIAPEKMLGSWAGAMGQTQFIPTTYNTHAVDFDGDGRRDIWGSSTDALASTAHYLQSSGWQRGQPWGFEVSLKEGFDYTLADGTLRKPVSEWIRLGVSEYGGLPTAPDQAQLSAALLLPAGHRGPAFLVFDNFRAILKYNNSSSYALAVGLLSQRFDGGGLVYGQWPKDDLPLSRSERIELQTLLGKHNYDAGNPDGIIGANTRKAIRSAQQSFGWPADGYPTHQLLEGLRNR, encoded by the coding sequence ATGCCCTTTTGTCTTTCCCGTCGCTGGCCACTGCGCCAGATGATCGTTGCCGCAAGCGTCGCCCTGCTTGTCGCCTGCGCCGAAAAACCTACCGCCGCCGATGCCCAACCGCTCCAGACCGTCCCTGCCGTGACCGCGCCGGCCATCGTGCCGCCTGTGGTACCGAGCGGTGAAGACCTGGCCATTGCGCCCACCCAGACCTTCGCCGAATGGCAGGCCGGGTTTCGCAAGGAAGCATTGGCCGCCGGGATCCGCGCCGACCTCTTCGACCGCGCCTTTATCGGCGTCAGCCCGGACATGAGCGTGATCAAGGCCGACCGCAGCCAGCCGGAATTCACCCGGCCGGTGTGGGAATACCTCGACGGCGCGCTGTCACCGCTGCGCGTCAGCAAAGGCAAAGCCCTGCTGCAACAGAACGCGCAAATCCTGCAAAGCATTGAGCAGCGTTATGGCGTCGACCGCCAGGCATTGGTCGCGGTGTGGGGCATGGAAAGCAACTTCGGTCAATTCCAGGGTAACAAGTCGGTGATCAACTCCCTGGCGACCCTGGCGTATGAAGGCCGCCGCCCCGGTTTTGCCCAGGCGCAGCTGATCGCTGCGCTGCAAATCCTGCAGCAGGGCGATATCGCCCCAGAGAAAATGCTCGGCTCCTGGGCCGGCGCCATGGGCCAGACCCAATTCATTCCGACCACCTATAACACCCATGCGGTGGATTTCGACGGCGACGGGCGCCGTGACATCTGGGGCAGCTCCACCGACGCCCTGGCCTCGACCGCGCATTACCTGCAAAGCTCGGGCTGGCAACGCGGCCAACCGTGGGGGTTCGAGGTCTCGCTCAAGGAGGGCTTCGACTACACATTGGCCGATGGCACCCTCCGCAAGCCTGTGTCCGAATGGATACGACTGGGCGTTTCGGAATACGGCGGCTTACCCACAGCCCCCGATCAAGCACAGCTATCGGCGGCCCTGCTGTTGCCCGCCGGGCACCGCGGCCCCGCGTTCCTGGTGTTCGATAACTTCCGCGCCATCCTCAAGTACAACAACTCGTCCTCCTACGCCCTGGCGGTTGGCCTGTTGTCGCAACGTTTCGACGGTGGGGGGTTGGTCTACGGCCAATGGCCAAAAGACGACCTGCCCCTGAGCCGCAGCGAACGCATCGAGCTGCAAACACTCCTGGGCAAGCATAACTACGACGCCGGCAACCCGGACGGCATCATCGGCGCCAACACGCGCAAGGCGATCCGCAGCGCCCAGCAGTCGTTCGGCTGGCCGGCGGATGGCTACCCGACGCACCAGTTGCTGGAAGGGCTGCGTAACCGCTAG
- a CDS encoding S66 peptidase family protein, which translates to MTVRPTHTLSPHHSVPALPPEGLIAVIAPAGPAPLDTEKAIQWMHARGHGLRILPGVYEKNGYLAGTDEARLNDLHTAFADPEIKAIICLRGGYGTPRLLDRIDFELLKRNPKPFVGYSDITALHLAISRYAGFVTFHGPLLNADLLGDKEPPTVTSFFNMLRGQIKAGSTLNHPAEYPLTTVEPGIAQGRLLGGNLSMIAATMGTPYQIDAEGVILFIEDVNEPLYRIDRLLTQLRLAGTLAKLRGVLVGDIAGVDIEALNRLLKQTFEPLRIPVLSGWRSGHCDPNLTLPMGALVKLDAGEKLLVLEQDVVVSR; encoded by the coding sequence ATGACCGTCCGCCCCACCCACACCCTATCTCCACATCACTCCGTCCCAGCACTCCCCCCCGAGGGCCTGATCGCCGTAATAGCCCCCGCCGGTCCCGCCCCCCTGGACACAGAAAAAGCCATCCAATGGATGCACGCACGAGGCCACGGCCTACGAATCCTCCCAGGCGTCTATGAAAAAAACGGCTATCTCGCCGGCACCGACGAAGCACGCCTCAACGATCTCCACACCGCCTTCGCCGACCCAGAAATAAAAGCCATCATTTGCCTACGCGGCGGCTACGGCACCCCACGCCTGCTGGATCGCATCGACTTCGAACTCCTGAAACGCAACCCCAAGCCCTTCGTTGGCTACAGCGACATCACCGCCCTGCACCTGGCCATCAGCCGTTATGCCGGGTTCGTCACCTTCCACGGCCCGCTGCTCAACGCCGATCTCCTGGGCGACAAGGAACCCCCCACCGTCACCTCGTTTTTCAACATGCTGCGTGGACAAATAAAGGCCGGCAGCACGCTGAACCATCCCGCCGAATACCCGTTGACCACCGTCGAACCTGGCATCGCCCAGGGTCGCCTGTTGGGGGGCAATCTATCGATGATTGCCGCGACCATGGGCACGCCTTATCAGATCGACGCCGAGGGCGTGATCCTGTTCATCGAAGACGTCAACGAACCGCTGTATCGCATCGACCGCTTGCTGACGCAACTGCGCCTGGCCGGCACGTTGGCGAAGCTGCGTGGCGTGTTGGTGGGAGATATCGCTGGGGTGGATATCGAGGCGTTGAACCGGTTGCTCAAGCAGACCTTCGAGCCATTGCGCATTCCGGTGCTGTCCGGCTGGCGCAGCGGGCACTGCGATCCGAACCTGACCTTGCCCATGGGGGCGCTGGTGAAGCTCGATGCGGGGGAAAAGCTGCTGGTGTTGGAGCAGGATGTGGTGGTCAGCCGCTAG
- the lipA gene encoding lipoyl synthase, with the protein MTTDAVQTIIPTQDVTERPAPRAKVEAGVKLRGAEKVARIPVKIIPTTELPKKPDWIRVRIPVSPEVDRIKALLRKHKLHSVCEEASCPNLGECFSGGTATFMIMGDICTRRCPFCDVGHGRPKPLDANEPESLAIAIADLKLKYVVITSVDRDDLRDGGAQHFADCIREIRKLSPNVQLETLVPDYRGRMDIALEITAAEPPDVFNHNLETVPRLYKAARPGSDYQWSLTLLQRFKQMMPHIPTKSGLMLGLGETDEEVIEVMKRMREHDIDMLTLGQYLQPSRSHLPVQRFVHPDTFAWFAEEGYKMGFKNVASGPLVRSSYHADEQAKLVKAELLGA; encoded by the coding sequence ATGACTACTGATGCAGTGCAAACCATAATCCCGACGCAGGACGTCACCGAACGTCCGGCCCCGCGTGCCAAGGTAGAGGCCGGCGTCAAGCTGCGCGGCGCCGAGAAGGTTGCACGCATCCCGGTCAAGATTATCCCGACCACCGAACTGCCGAAGAAACCCGACTGGATCCGCGTGCGCATCCCGGTTTCCCCGGAAGTCGACCGCATCAAGGCCCTGCTGCGCAAGCACAAGCTGCACAGCGTCTGTGAAGAAGCCTCCTGCCCGAACCTGGGCGAATGCTTCTCCGGCGGCACCGCCACGTTCATGATCATGGGCGATATCTGCACCCGTCGCTGCCCGTTCTGCGACGTCGGCCACGGCCGTCCGAAGCCACTGGACGCCAACGAGCCGGAAAGCCTGGCCATCGCCATTGCCGACCTGAAGCTCAAGTACGTGGTCATCACCTCGGTGGACCGCGACGACCTGCGTGACGGCGGTGCCCAGCACTTTGCCGACTGCATCCGCGAGATCCGCAAGCTGTCGCCGAACGTGCAGTTGGAAACCCTGGTGCCCGATTACCGTGGCCGCATGGACATCGCCCTGGAAATCACCGCCGCCGAGCCACCGGATGTGTTCAACCACAACCTGGAAACCGTGCCGCGTTTGTACAAGGCTGCGCGTCCGGGTTCGGACTACCAGTGGTCGCTGACCTTGCTGCAGCGCTTCAAGCAGATGATGCCGCATATTCCGACCAAGTCTGGTTTGATGCTGGGCTTGGGTGAAACGGATGAGGAAGTTATCGAGGTCATGAAGCGCATGCGTGAGCATGACATTGACATGTTGACCTTGGGCCAGTACTTGCAGCCTTCGCGTAGTCACTTGCCGGTGCAGCGGTTTGTGCATCCGGATACCTTTGCCTGGTTTGCGGAGGAGGGGTACAAGATGGGCTTCAAGAATGTGGCTTCGGGGCCGTTGGTGCGGTCTTCGTATCATGCGGATGAGCAGGCTAAGTTGGTTAAGGCTGAGCTGCTGGGGGCCTGA
- the lipB gene encoding lipoyl(octanoyl) transferase LipB: MPGTLGFRELGQMAYEPVWHAMQRFTNERGTTADDEVWLVEHPSVFTQGQAGKAEHLLLPGDIPVVKVDRGGQVTYHGPGQLVAYLLLDVRKLGFGVRELVTRMETCLIELLASYGVTAAAKPDAPGVYVDGAKIASLGLRIRHGCSFHGLALNVDMDLSPFRRINPCGYAGLAMTQLRDHTGSIEFAEVSARLRAQLVKHLDYAEQTTLTGGID, encoded by the coding sequence ATGCCGGGCACGCTGGGCTTTCGCGAGCTGGGCCAGATGGCTTACGAACCGGTCTGGCATGCCATGCAGCGCTTCACGAACGAACGCGGCACCACCGCCGACGATGAAGTCTGGCTGGTGGAGCACCCGTCGGTGTTCACCCAGGGCCAGGCCGGCAAGGCCGAGCACCTGTTATTGCCGGGGGATATCCCGGTGGTGAAGGTCGACCGGGGCGGGCAAGTGACCTACCATGGCCCCGGCCAGTTGGTCGCCTATCTGTTGCTGGATGTGCGCAAGCTGGGCTTCGGCGTGCGAGAGCTGGTCACGCGCATGGAAACGTGCCTGATCGAGCTGCTGGCCAGCTACGGCGTGACAGCGGCGGCCAAGCCGGACGCGCCGGGCGTCTACGTCGATGGGGCGAAGATCGCTTCCCTTGGGTTGCGGATCCGCCACGGCTGTTCGTTTCACGGCCTGGCGTTGAACGTGGACATGGACCTTTCGCCGTTTCGACGGATTAATCCCTGTGGCTACGCGGGGCTGGCGATGACCCAGCTGCGCGATCACACAGGATCGATTGAATTTGCCGAGGTAAGTGCCCGGCTGCGCGCGCAGCTCGTCAAACACCTCGACTATGCTGAGCAGACGACCCTCACGGGCGGAATCGACTGA
- a CDS encoding DUF493 domain-containing protein produces MTDSEVKAPKIEFPCADYPIKVIGDTGVGFKDRIIAILEKHATVDHKTLAERQSTNGKYTTIQLHIIATGQEQLYDINSELRATGFVHMVL; encoded by the coding sequence ATGACAGACTCTGAAGTAAAGGCGCCAAAAATCGAGTTCCCCTGCGCGGATTACCCCATCAAGGTGATCGGCGACACCGGTGTGGGCTTCAAGGACCGGATCATCGCGATCCTTGAAAAGCATGCCACCGTTGACCACAAGACCCTGGCCGAGCGCCAGAGCACCAACGGCAAGTACACGACCATCCAGCTGCACATCATCGCCACCGGTCAGGAACAGCTCTACGACATCAACAGCGAGCTGCGAGCGACCGGTTTCGTGCACATGGTGTTGTGA
- a CDS encoding D-alanyl-D-alanine carboxypeptidase family protein, with protein sequence MNITTFAKRLCLLVPLLLSPAAFAVEMMPAPPQLAAKSFVLMDASSGEVLVENNGDQRLPPASLTKLMTAYIATLEIRRGQIGENDPVTVSENAWRTGGSRMFIKVGSQVTVSDLLHGIIIQSGNDASVALSEHIAGSEDAFADMMNKTVADLGMTNSHFMNPTGLPNPEHYSSAHDMALLARAIIHEDPAHYAIYSQKEFFWNGIKQPNRNLLLWRDKTVDGLKTGHTDEAGYCMVSSAVRDGMRLIAVVFGTSSEVARAAETQKLLTYGFRFFETQTFYQKGTELAQAQVWKGTSNQVKAGLAQDLTMTLPKGQLKKLAASMTMNPQLTAPIAKGDVIGKVEVKLDDKVVHSADLIALDAVEEGGIFRRIWDSIRLFFYGLFN encoded by the coding sequence ATGAACATCACCACCTTTGCCAAACGCCTTTGCCTGCTAGTCCCGCTGCTGCTCTCACCCGCCGCGTTCGCGGTCGAGATGATGCCAGCGCCCCCTCAACTGGCCGCCAAATCCTTTGTGCTCATGGACGCCAGCAGCGGCGAGGTGCTGGTAGAGAACAACGGTGACCAGCGCCTGCCACCGGCCAGCCTGACCAAACTGATGACCGCGTACATCGCCACCCTGGAGATCCGTCGTGGCCAGATCGGTGAAAACGATCCGGTGACCGTCAGCGAAAACGCCTGGCGTACCGGCGGTTCGCGGATGTTCATCAAGGTCGGCTCGCAAGTCACCGTCAGCGACCTGCTGCATGGCATCATCATCCAGTCCGGTAACGACGCCAGCGTTGCCCTGTCCGAGCACATCGCCGGCAGCGAAGATGCATTCGCCGACATGATGAACAAAACCGTCGCCGACCTGGGCATGACCAACAGCCACTTCATGAACCCCACCGGCCTGCCGAACCCCGAGCACTATTCCTCGGCGCACGACATGGCGCTCCTGGCGCGGGCGATCATCCACGAAGACCCGGCACACTACGCGATCTACTCCCAGAAGGAATTCTTCTGGAACGGCATCAAGCAGCCTAACCGCAACCTGCTGCTATGGCGCGACAAGACCGTCGATGGCCTGAAGACCGGTCACACCGACGAAGCCGGCTACTGCATGGTGTCTTCGGCTGTGCGCGACGGCATGCGCCTGATTGCAGTGGTCTTCGGCACCAGCAGTGAAGTGGCCCGTGCCGCCGAGACTCAGAAGTTGCTGACTTACGGTTTCCGCTTCTTCGAAACCCAGACCTTCTACCAGAAGGGCACCGAACTGGCCCAGGCCCAGGTCTGGAAGGGCACCAGCAATCAGGTGAAGGCCGGTTTGGCCCAGGACCTGACCATGACGCTGCCCAAGGGCCAGCTCAAGAAGCTCGCTGCCAGCATGACCATGAATCCACAACTGACCGCTCCCATCGCCAAGGGCGACGTGATCGGTAAAGTCGAAGTCAAGCTGGACGACAAAGTGGTGCACAGCGCTGACCTGATCGCTCTGGACGCGGTCGAGGAAGGTGGTATCTTCCGCCGCATCTGGGATAGCATCCGTCTATTCTTCTACGGCTTGTTCAACTGA
- a CDS encoding septal ring lytic transglycosylase RlpA family protein, with the protein MRALPTYQPLKLVALAALSLLVVSCTTSRAPAQKNSTAVRATPGLDINRAHKDGAPWWDVDVSRIPDATPTLHTGPYKANPYTVLGKTYFPLSDSKRYVASGTASWYGTKFHGQNTANGEVYDLYGMSAAHKTLPLPSYVRVTNLDNNKSVILRVNDRGPFYSDRIIDLSYAAAKKLGYAEIGTARVKVEGIDPQEWWAQRGRPAPLMLNEPKVAQNAAPTVTASTGTVEQWTPPPQQHAAAVVPVQLDAKKNASATASGQYLQVGAFANPDAAELLRSKLSSMVSAPVFISSIVRNQQTLHRVRLGPIGSPGEVQQVQNSVRLANLGSPSVVTAE; encoded by the coding sequence ATGCGGGCATTGCCTACCTATCAACCCCTGAAGCTCGTGGCATTGGCCGCGTTGTCGTTGCTGGTCGTAAGTTGTACGACCAGCCGCGCGCCGGCCCAGAAAAACTCCACCGCCGTGCGTGCTACGCCGGGCCTGGACATCAACCGGGCCCACAAGGATGGCGCGCCGTGGTGGGACGTCGATGTCTCGCGCATTCCTGACGCCACGCCGACCCTGCACACCGGCCCCTACAAGGCCAACCCGTACACGGTACTGGGCAAGACCTATTTCCCGCTGTCCGATTCCAAGCGTTATGTCGCTTCGGGGACGGCGTCCTGGTATGGCACCAAGTTCCACGGCCAGAACACCGCCAACGGCGAGGTGTATGACCTGTATGGCATGAGCGCGGCCCACAAGACGTTGCCGCTGCCCAGCTATGTGCGGGTGACCAACCTGGACAACAACAAGAGCGTGATCCTGCGGGTCAATGACCGTGGGCCGTTCTATTCCGACCGCATCATCGACCTGTCGTATGCGGCGGCGAAAAAGCTGGGTTACGCTGAAATCGGCACCGCGCGGGTCAAGGTCGAAGGGATCGACCCGCAGGAATGGTGGGCCCAGCGTGGCCGTCCGGCGCCTTTGATGCTCAACGAGCCGAAAGTGGCGCAAAATGCCGCGCCGACCGTGACGGCGTCCACCGGCACGGTCGAACAATGGACGCCACCGCCGCAGCAACACGCCGCGGCCGTAGTGCCTGTGCAGTTGGACGCAAAAAAAAACGCTTCTGCAACAGCGTCTGGCCAGTATCTGCAGGTGGGCGCGTTCGCCAACCCGGACGCTGCCGAGCTGCTGAGGTCGAAGCTCAGCTCGATGGTGAGCGCGCCGGTGTTCATCAGCTCGATCGTGCGCAACCAGCAGACTCTGCATCGGGTGCGCCTGGGACCGATCGGTTCTCCGGGTGAAGTCCAGCAGGTACAGAACAGCGTGCGACTGGCCAATCTCGGTTCGCCGAGCGTGGTCACCGCCGAGTAA
- the mltB gene encoding lytic murein transglycosylase B, whose product MQAMRGWSTRYAPWIGLVGFLGGAPHASAGEYEGSPQVAEFVGEMTRDYGFAGEQLMGVFREAERKQSILDAISRPAERVKQWNEYRPMFITEARIARGVDFWRQHEAALARAEQEYGVPAQVIVSIIGVETFFGRNTGNFRVIDALSTLGFDYPPRAEFFRKELREFLLLAREEQVDPLTLKGSYAGAMGLPQFMPSSFRAYAVDFDGDGHINIWNNPTDAIGSVASYFKRHGWVAGEPVVSRADVRGDQVDEGLTEGIEPTKTVGELRALGWSSHDALRDDMPVTAMRLEGEQGPEYWMGLKNFYAITRYNRSVMYAMAVYQLSEELVKARGVK is encoded by the coding sequence ATGCAAGCAATGCGTGGCTGGTCGACGCGATACGCGCCTTGGATCGGCCTGGTCGGCTTCCTCGGCGGTGCGCCGCATGCCTCGGCGGGCGAATACGAAGGTTCGCCGCAGGTGGCCGAGTTCGTCGGCGAAATGACCCGCGACTACGGTTTCGCCGGCGAACAGCTGATGGGGGTGTTCCGCGAGGCCGAGCGCAAGCAGTCGATCCTTGATGCAATCTCCCGGCCGGCCGAACGGGTCAAGCAGTGGAACGAGTACCGGCCGATGTTCATCACCGAGGCGCGCATTGCCCGGGGCGTGGACTTCTGGCGCCAGCACGAGGCCGCCCTGGCCCGTGCCGAGCAGGAGTATGGCGTGCCGGCCCAGGTCATCGTGTCCATCATTGGCGTCGAGACCTTTTTTGGCCGCAACACCGGGAATTTCCGGGTGATCGACGCGCTGTCGACCCTGGGCTTCGATTACCCGCCACGGGCCGAGTTCTTCCGCAAGGAGCTGCGTGAATTCCTGCTGCTGGCCCGCGAAGAACAAGTCGACCCGCTGACCCTCAAGGGCTCCTACGCCGGAGCCATGGGCTTGCCGCAGTTCATGCCCAGCAGTTTTCGCGCCTATGCGGTGGACTTCGACGGCGACGGCCACATCAATATCTGGAACAACCCGACCGATGCCATCGGCAGCGTCGCCAGCTATTTCAAGCGCCATGGCTGGGTGGCCGGCGAGCCGGTGGTCAGCCGCGCCGACGTGCGTGGCGACCAGGTGGACGAGGGTTTGACCGAGGGCATCGAGCCGACGAAAACCGTCGGGGAGTTGCGGGCGTTGGGCTGGTCGAGTCATGATGCGCTGCGTGACGACATGCCGGTCACCGCGATGCGCCTGGAAGGCGAACAAGGGCCTGAGTACTGGATGGGCCTGAAGAATTTCTACGCGATTACGCGTTATAACCGCAGCGTGATGTACGCCATGGCTGTATATCAACTGTCTGAAGAGCTGGTCAAAGCACGGGGCGTCAAATAA
- the rodA gene encoding rod shape-determining protein RodA, with the protein MRRRATLLQRMHIDGPLLILLLILAAGSLFVLYSASGKSWDLLIKQATSFGIGLVSMIVIAQLEPRFMARWVPLAYVVGVSLLVVVDVMGHNAMGATRWINIPGVIRFQPSEFLKIIMPATIAWYLSKRTLPPQLKHVCISLLLIGIPFILIVRQPDLGTSLLILAGGAFVLFMGGLRWRWILSVVAIAVPVSVAMWYFVMHDYQKQRILTFLDPESDPLGTGWNIIQSKAAIGSGGVFGKGWLMGTQSHLDFLPESHTDFIIAVMGEEFGLVGICVLLLIYLLLIGRGLVITAQAQTLFGKLLAGSLTMTFFVYVFVNIGMVSGLLPVVGVPLPFISYGGTSLVTLLSAFGVLMSIHTHRKWIAQV; encoded by the coding sequence ATGCGTCGGCGTGCCACGCTGTTGCAGCGCATGCACATTGACGGCCCGCTGCTGATCCTGTTGCTGATCCTGGCCGCCGGCAGTCTGTTCGTGCTGTATTCGGCCAGCGGCAAGAGTTGGGATTTGCTGATCAAGCAAGCCACTTCGTTCGGCATCGGCCTGGTGTCGATGATCGTCATCGCCCAGCTCGAGCCGCGCTTCATGGCGCGCTGGGTGCCGCTGGCCTATGTCGTGGGCGTGAGCCTGCTGGTGGTGGTGGACGTGATGGGCCACAACGCCATGGGCGCCACCCGCTGGATCAACATCCCCGGGGTGATTCGCTTCCAGCCTTCGGAATTCCTCAAGATCATCATGCCGGCGACCATCGCCTGGTACCTGTCCAAGCGCACCTTGCCGCCGCAGCTCAAGCATGTGTGCATCAGCCTGTTGCTGATCGGCATCCCGTTCATCCTGATCGTGCGCCAGCCGGACCTTGGCACGTCGCTGCTGATCCTGGCCGGCGGCGCCTTCGTGCTGTTCATGGGCGGGTTGCGCTGGCGCTGGATTCTCAGCGTAGTCGCCATTGCCGTACCGGTGTCGGTGGCCATGTGGTACTTCGTGATGCACGACTACCAGAAGCAGCGCATCCTCACGTTCCTCGACCCGGAGAGCGATCCGCTGGGCACCGGCTGGAACATCATCCAGTCCAAGGCGGCCATCGGTTCCGGCGGGGTGTTCGGCAAGGGCTGGCTGATGGGCACCCAGTCGCACCTGGACTTTTTGCCGGAAAGCCACACCGACTTCATCATCGCGGTGATGGGCGAGGAGTTCGGCCTGGTGGGCATTTGCGTGCTGCTGCTGATCTACCTGTTGCTGATCGGCCGGGGCCTGGTGATTACCGCCCAGGCCCAGACGTTGTTCGGCAAGTTGCTGGCGGGCAGCCTGACCATGACGTTTTTTGTTTATGTTTTCGTCAACATCGGTATGGTCAGTGGCCTGTTGCCGGTGGTGGGGGTGCCGTTGCCCTTCATTAGCTACGGAGGAACTTCGCTGGTGACACTACTGTCAGCGTTTGGGGTCTTGATGTCGATCCATACCCATCGCAAGTGGATCGCACAGGTTTGA